From Gossypium raimondii isolate GPD5lz chromosome 11, ASM2569854v1, whole genome shotgun sequence:
ATCGACGGAGACTCGCTTTGTTGTAAATGAGCTGACCATTTCGACTCATCAACCACTGTAGAGTTCAATCTAACAATAACAAAATCTACTATGTTAGTATGAACCAACTTACAAAATGCCACTATCAATGTTTGTGTAACAAAAAGCCTGAATACTAATCCTGCTGCTTACAACTactacaaataataatattaattaatatatacagCAAGTATTAGTGCTCTATAAACTAAACACATGGGAAAAGAAAAGGTTCTACCAGAACCTCTACATCTGACAAAGCTATAATAATACTTAGGTCTAATTATGCTCTCAATCCATGCACTCTTCAcgcatttaaaatttaatccctctactttttatttaataagtgaaGTTTAATTGATAACACCATCAAAAAAACTTCTACTAAAttagattatataaaaaatttgtccATGTAACCAGTTCTACACGCATGGAAGGctaaataaacaagtaatattatatatgagGTTGGAAGGTTTTCCATTCTAAATATGGAATTGTAAAGTTAAAACACTATTTCAAAGAAGTGGGTTAAGATGATACTTTTATTTTGCTTGCATGGCTTCCACACGGCTTTATATTGGCCATGTAAGCAACCTTTTAGAAAAAACCACAAAATCCAATTTAACAGAAATCCTTTGACATTGTTAtcaattgtacttaaattattaaatcaaaagaataGAGGGCctaaattcttgaatttaaaagtagagagactaaattccaaatgtgtaaaaagtacaaagacgGGGACcataattaaacctaaatatttcacatataatgAGTACCAAAAAGGTAGAAAAAGGTTCTACTATATCTGTGAATAGGGATAATAGTTACTCAAACCATAATACTGGTAACACCTATTAAAAGCAAACCATTTCTTGCTAGCAGTGAATGATTGAATTCAGAAGAACTTACATATTTGATAAGAAAAATGACAATAATGTTGAGTAAATAAAAAACACAGTATTAACTAAGGCAAACTGAAGGTATCCTATGTTATggtttcaacaaatttaaaagtttcCTTTCAAGTGTGAGATTCAAATCTTAACTAAGGCAAACTGAAGGCATCCTATGTTATGGTTTCAACTAATTTAAAAGTTTCCTTTCAAGTGTGAGATCCAAATCTGCttagaaattttccatttatattCAAGTAACCTCGGCCAACTTACAGCACCCCTAGCTCTCTAAAGGAGCTTATGCACTGCACTTGTTACCACTAAACAATGAGGGTAGGAGAGGAAGCCCTAGTAGCTAATCAGTGACTTCAACATTAACAAACCTCCTACAGTAATTTCTGATTCAGACCTGAAGGCACCCAGGTTCTCCCACAACAAAGAGAAGTTCCTTTAAAAACGGAGGAAGAACTTCCTCATAGTTGCAAGAAGAAAAGTCTATTCTAATCACAATTCTAATATGACACTTAATTACCTATCCCTACCAAAACAATCTAAAAGCAACAAGAGGAAAGCTCAGTAAGTGAGTAGAACTGCGGCAAGAAAAGCACTCATAAGCTTATTAACAACTTCAATTTCACTCAGATAGCTGCCTGTAGTCTTCATACATGTCCCACTTCCAGTTTACCACAAGGGTGACATAACATGCATGACCACAATCATACCCAAATATAATGAATGTATGAAGATATGCATGATTGTAAGCAACATATGACAGAATGGTGAACATTTCTTACTTCTTTAGTATGCTCTTTGTGTCTGTCTCACCCTTCAAACTAAATAAGGCATCCACAACACCCTCTTTCATCCTCACAAGACCCTTCAAAGAACCACATAATTTGCATGCAGAGTGTATTGTTGAATCTGCAGTCTCTAAGCTGATGTTGCTAATTCTAACTATAACAGTTTCTAATGACTGCAGTGGCCAAATTCGGAGATGCATTTTCTTTACTGTTATATAGCCAACTGATAATGCTTTCTTGCTTGACTTCAATCTCTGGAAAAGCATACATTAACACTTATCATGTTCTGGCCAAAAGAATAGGTGACCATACACAAAAAAGGAGATGACAAAGGAGGAAGGAAAGTCTATAGCCGAGATGGAAAAATACCTTAAATTCAATGTCCCAATTATCAAGTCCATATGTACCAGGCCTCCTGGAAACCTTTATGACCTTACCAAAAACTGAAATTGCCTCCTTTAACTCAAGAAAGTCAATTATAGAAGGTGCATTCTTAATCGTAACAGAACTTGAAGTTCTGAAAGTAGATCTTCCACTATTATTGTTCTCAAGATCTAGAGAAGGAACAAAAGAGTTCCCAACTTTAAGGGATACATCCTTGATGTTAAGGCAGCTGTCTTCCTTAAAAGGTGACCCATTTAACTTCTTTTTAGTACCATTGATTTTCTACATGAAATGGAGAATTTAGATGGTAATCAAGTCAGAGCACATTTGAAAACATAGAAACCAGTAATAGcggtaaaaatttatttgttatacaTGCACTAGCAGAGAGATATCAAAAGGAAAATATACAACATCCAGAAATGATTGCAAACATGCAGCCGAGCTCAGACAAGCTTGGCAATAGAGAGAGGAAAGAGAGGATAAGAAATATCAAGAATGCTTACCACAAAATGTTGAGGCCTTACTGTCATCAGTTTCGCGATTACACCTCCAACCCTTTCCACTGGTAAGCCTAATTCCGCAAAATCATCATCATTGTTCGAAGTATGCACTGACCGCTTTAAGCTCTCAAACCCTTTTGGTTGGATGCTGCAACCACTCTTAAGTAAGATAATCtcatatataatatgtacaAACAGAATCTACAACTTCCAGTTTTAGGTATATCATGCTCATAATGTGCTAATTGTAAGATTTCAATCAGAAAGCACTACTGCTTATTTCTGCTCCTAATATTGAAATGAAAGcttgttgaaaaaataaaaaatgaggaaCTTGATGGTTGAAGAGAGTAGACCAAGTATCAATTTAAATGACGCCCTCAGCAATCGCAACATACGCCCTAAATAAATTTCCATCCAATTGTAATTGCTCATTGTCTTTGCTTCAGCAAACAAGAGCAACATGAAACTACGACGCTTCTCATACTAACAATAACCTTTCTCATCCTCCAGCAAGAAACCAAGCTAGATGCCTAACAGTATGCCTTCCTGCGATAATATAGAAAATGTAATAGTTCCCTCTACCCAATGTTAATCTAACTCTAGGATATCCAAACTCCCAGCCAGAAATAAATTACCcgcaaatgatttttttttttggtcaaaacaagaaaaaaaaactactaaATAATCAAGAATCAGATTCGTAGAGGTGCCTCAGAAACAAACAATTTCGAAACTTAAGTGAGAAATGTTTTAACTCCTTTTCACAGTGTTCAGTCAATTTATACCATAACACAAAGAAATTTATGGCATTGAAACGGCTAAATTGCTAAGGCactataaaaaatacattaaacaaACGAACTAGCAACAAATAAACTGAGAAACTTGCCAAGTAAGAGAAAGCACTATTTTCCTTGCTGAAACAAGGCCAGCGTAACCTGGGGAAAATTTCAGAGTGTGTCAGTTTCGTGGTTTTGGGTATACAGAGGAAGCGccaaaagagaaatgaaaatcGAATGGAAGAGGGGGAAAGGACTACCGGGTTATAGAAATTACCGGTGACTAGATGATGGAGTGAAACTCGGAATCTCGACTCAAGCATCGCCCCCGAGTTTTCTTGCAGCGCTCTTCGCCTGCGACAAGCGAGGCAGCTGAACAAAAAGGAACGTCGGGACGACAACTATTTTCCTATTCCTcactttttctctttattttcctttttttatctagattttaataatgaattatttatttttaaatctttaatattttaattttattataaaaataaaatatatgaagtATATGTCTTGCCTGGGTTTACATGCTGAAAGTGTTTTGTTGGCCTAATTTagtaatttgttttataaaagaaaatggtattttaagaattttagccAATCAAAAGTACCATATTGAAAATGACAAGTTAAATTCAAAtaccatattaaaatatttgttgataCCAAATATGCCATTATCCCTTTTTATAAACTTTCAagcaataaattattaattttataaacacgATTACctttaaacatgaaaaattaaaaggacatgaattaatatttcaaaccttgcttctaattaaaatattttaccaaCCACTAGctcttttataatatttcatcttttacttattatattttaaaaagaacccaatctaattataaaaatgaaatgatatatAAGTCATATGCCATTATCATCACCTTTTAATTACTTTATGAGAGATTAATTGTTTGATCAACTCTAAATTTAATACTAGTCTATacaagactaaattgagagaaaaaataaCTTAAGTGTTTGTCTTTTAAGGACACGGGTGCCACTGTAAATTGAGACATGCTATAAAAATGTCATAAAAGTGTATAATCGCAGcatgaatatatcaaaattaatataaaataaattattaatatgcaACATTTTTACAAGCTTACAATAATTTAAACACGTATAAAACATTGGTGAAGCCAAAACTTGTTATTAAAGGAGCTGAGATTGAAATGTAAACCCTTTTGGTACCGCCCTTGATATAAAATATGGACATAATAAATACGTCGTGTTATACaaatttttatccaagttaATTTATTCCAATAAATACGAAAAATATCTCATGAATTGAGTCAcgataaaaattatatgaaaacacaatttttctttaattgaattagatggacaaattaatgaaaatactaatgaatttagacacaaaagaaaacataaaataatatttaaaatacaatactAAAGATAACACGAATATAACACAAATaaccgaatatatatatatctatactatatataaattagctgattgagttggtgtcatcaACTTGACATCAATTTAATTgtgaaatttctaaaatacatTTACTTTAAAgggtaattaatattattataaaaatatttttattatttattactttaatttatatacttcaaataaaataattgaaaatattatttaaaaatcgaATACAagattaataaattcaaataaaatctcttacatttacatttcatcaataatcatttattgaaataattttataaatgtttttaatataaaatgttttggTTCACCTAGGATGTAAAAAGAATCTAATATCTGAAAAAGtaggtaaaaattttaaatatgttataaatatttcttCCATGTTTCATTTCATTCctttgttttattctttttcccATTCCTTACATAGCAAATGACTGAATTAGCCTTCGTAAcaataagtattatattaaaattacattgcTTACTTGTCCATTCATCaatgatttcaa
This genomic window contains:
- the LOC105802974 gene encoding uncharacterized protein LOC105802974; translation: MLESRFRVSLHHLVTGYAGLVSARKIVLSLTCIQPKGFESLKRSVHTSNNDDDFAELGLPVERVGGVIAKLMTVRPQHFVKINGTKKKLNGSPFKEDSCLNIKDVSLKVGNSFVPSLDLENNNSGRSTFRTSSSVTIKNAPSIIDFLELKEAISVFGKVIKVSRRPGTYGLDNWDIEFKRLKSSKKALSVGYITVKKMHLRIWPLQSLETVIVRISNISLETADSTIHSACKLCGSLKGLVRMKEGVVDALFSLKGETDTKSILKKLNSTVVDESKWSAHLQQSESPSMTMTENGNAEGDLGFKIG